One stretch of Erpetoichthys calabaricus chromosome 14, fErpCal1.3, whole genome shotgun sequence DNA includes these proteins:
- the LOC114664495 gene encoding C1q-related factor, with amino-acid sequence MKCDEGPPSYSASVRGEGAGPHHFDEAHSPGGHRSCFYKSHPAHHFAHTFLESRLQRRSTLSVSLSHLGGSRFTPFFCCPHLPFDRLTPFTGDRTPHPSGTISSTGRPALAAQPLPRFSIGRKTLVAAAVGVMMVLVLVILIPVLVSSVGTDGGHYEMLGTCRMVCDPYLSKGTTTSASIRAEAEALSDHSILPPPSTLVQGPQGKPGKPGKPGPPGPPGEPGPPGPMGPPGERGDPGKTGILGLGGNGAISTATYTTIPRVAFYAGLKNPHEGYEILKFDDVVTNLGNNYDGTTGKFMCNVPGTYFFTYHVLMRGGDGTSMWADLCKNGQVRASAIAQDADQNYDYASNSVILHLDAGDEVFIKLDGGKAHGGNNNKYSTFSGFIIYAD; translated from the exons ATGAAATGTGATGAGGGACCTCCTTCTTATTCTGCTTCTGTCAGAGGGGAAGGCGCCGGCCCTCATCATTTCGATGAGGCACACAGCCCTGGGGGGCACCGCAGCTGCTTCTATAAAAGCCACCCAGCGCATCACTTCGCACACACATTTCTGGAATCTCGGCTTCAGCGACGCagcactctctctgtctctctctctcatctcggGGGCTCCAGATTTACCCCCTTCTTCTGCTGCCCACACCTCCCGTTTGATCGTCTTACCCCCTTCACCGGAGATAGGACCCCCCACCCATCCGGCACCATTTCTTCAACAGGGAGACCAGCGCTGGCAGCTCAGCCTCTTCCCCGATTCAGCATCGGGAGGAAGACCCTGGTGGCGGCGGCCGTTGGAGTCATGATGGTTCTGGTCCTGGTCATCCTCATCCCGGTGCTGGTCAGTTCTGTAGGTACAGATGGGGGCCACTATGAGATGCTGGGCACCTGCCGCATGGTCTGCGACCCCTACCTGTCCAAGGGTACCACCACCAGTGCCAGCATCCGGGCGGAAGCAGAAGCTCTCAGCGACCACAGCATCTTACCTCCACCATCAACCCTCGTTCAGGGACCACAGGGCAAACCGGGCAAGCCTGGCAAACCTGGACCTCCCGGGCCACCTGGAGAACCTGGGCCCCCTGGGCCAATGGGTCCCCCAGGAGAAAGGGGGGATCCTGGCAAAACTGGCATCCTGGGGCTAGGAGGTAATGGAGCTATCAGCACTGCTACCTACACCACCATACCACGGGTGGCATTTTACGCAGGACTCAAGAATCCTCACGAGGGCTACGAGATCCTCAAATTTGACGATGTAGTCACCAACTTGGGCAACAACTACGATGGCACCACTGGCAAGTTCATGTGCAACGTCCCTGGCACTTACTTCTTCACCTACCACGTCCTGATGAGAGGCGGAGATGGGACAAGCATGTGGGCCGACCTCTGCAAGAATGGCCAG GTGCGTGCCAGTGCCATCGCCCAGGACGCCGATCAGAACTATGACTACGCCAGTAACAGCGTCATCCTTCATCTGGACGCTGGTGACGAGGTCTTCATCAAACTGGACGGTGGGAAGGCGCATGGCGGGAACAACAACAAGTACAGCACCTTCTCAGGGTTCATCATTTATGCAGACTGA